One Rossellomorea aquimaris DNA window includes the following coding sequences:
- a CDS encoding glycosyltransferase family 4 protein, translating to MNILIATVFPLPGGGIWSFVSNLSAYLVGQGHNVDILCTRDNNSKVVILNSETVIDLSQYRSYVEKKLMRSVPHLVRSPWVYHAELNRYIFEQGITNVDMTKYDIIHAQDVISAVALSRVKPMGVPLITSGHGFLTGAIFHQNKSLNINTEDQAIWNSFIIQYYARLEQVGYESSDFIHTSSQWMRRIIENEFKIDTFKIHTYKYGVELSHFNVDTPIKRKPAKKIILVNSRLVYLKGLHNLIEALSFLKYRDKWECWILGEGELEASLKESCRKLGVEKNVLFWGNTSKVKEILYQSDMLVLPSLQENQPFAVIEAQLLGVPTIVSNAGGLPEMVENNKNGFIIEKGNNRQLSEKIEYLLNNPAIRDQMSKYASKKGKELWDVNILGRNIVQLYSNALQKKKRLW from the coding sequence ATGAATATATTAATTGCGACAGTGTTTCCTCTACCGGGGGGAGGCATATGGTCTTTTGTCTCTAACTTGTCGGCTTACCTTGTCGGGCAAGGCCATAATGTAGATATTTTATGTACAAGGGATAATAACTCAAAAGTGGTTATATTGAATTCTGAGACAGTGATTGATCTTAGCCAGTACCGTTCCTATGTCGAGAAGAAATTAATGAGATCTGTCCCCCATTTGGTGAGAAGTCCCTGGGTATACCACGCGGAGTTAAATCGGTATATATTTGAGCAGGGGATTACCAATGTCGATATGACTAAGTACGATATCATTCATGCACAGGATGTCATTTCAGCAGTGGCATTAAGCCGTGTTAAGCCCATGGGGGTCCCGCTGATTACAAGTGGACATGGTTTTTTAACTGGTGCCATATTCCATCAGAATAAATCCTTGAATATTAATACAGAGGATCAAGCGATATGGAACTCATTCATAATCCAGTATTATGCCCGACTAGAACAAGTAGGATATGAATCCAGTGATTTCATTCATACTTCAAGTCAATGGATGAGAAGAATCATCGAAAACGAATTCAAAATCGATACTTTCAAAATTCACACCTATAAATATGGTGTAGAGCTTTCTCATTTTAATGTTGACACCCCTATCAAGCGTAAGCCTGCGAAGAAGATCATATTAGTCAATAGTCGCCTGGTCTATTTAAAAGGACTGCACAATTTAATAGAAGCTCTCTCATTCTTGAAGTACAGGGATAAGTGGGAATGTTGGATTCTGGGTGAAGGGGAACTTGAAGCAAGCTTAAAAGAAAGCTGCCGAAAACTAGGAGTCGAGAAAAATGTATTATTCTGGGGAAATACTTCAAAAGTGAAAGAAATATTATACCAATCCGACATGCTTGTTCTCCCGAGCCTGCAGGAAAACCAGCCTTTTGCAGTAATAGAAGCACAGTTACTCGGTGTTCCTACAATTGTCAGCAATGCCGGAGGACTTCCGGAGATGGTTGAAAATAATAAGAATGGTTTCATTATAGAAAAAGGGAATAACAGGCAGTTGTCGGAGAAGATAGAATACCTCTTGAATAATCCAGCAATACGTGACCAAATGAGTAAATATGCTTCCAAAAAGGGGAAGGAATTGTGGGATGTAAATATATTAGGACGGAATATTGTCCAGCTATACTCTAATGCCCTTCAAAAGAAAAAAAGGTTATGGTAA
- a CDS encoding glycosyltransferase, with the protein MGKEPPKVSIIFPVRNEGKNVKMTLDSLFTVKTNIEIEAIIVDDGSTDKCCNFLENYLHRHKVTYIRANALGPANARNLGASRAKYPYLAFCDAHMTFENFWIDRLVYHIVKGTSDAVCPAIGSLDDPSIKGYGQSLTPALKIKWHQKRNSLFETAVLPGACIIISHKVFNDIGGFETGFSTWGHEDVELSLKLWLFGYRCHCDPQVTVLHLFRTVHPYNVNYEGIYYNLLRMAYLHFDNKRIKKAKTLVIHGSPAVIEKKVIKDGVLLKRAQYVGRRKIDIEDLFKKFNIYF; encoded by the coding sequence ATGGGAAAAGAGCCTCCAAAAGTATCAATCATTTTTCCAGTACGCAATGAAGGTAAGAATGTGAAAATGACTTTGGACTCATTGTTTACGGTTAAGACAAATATTGAAATAGAAGCAATTATAGTGGACGATGGTTCGACAGATAAGTGCTGCAATTTTCTGGAAAATTATTTACACCGGCACAAAGTGACGTATATCCGTGCAAATGCATTAGGTCCGGCAAATGCCAGAAACTTGGGGGCTTCAAGAGCTAAATATCCATATTTAGCATTTTGTGATGCTCATATGACGTTCGAAAATTTCTGGATTGACCGTTTAGTTTACCATATCGTCAAAGGGACAAGCGACGCTGTATGCCCTGCCATAGGATCCCTTGATGATCCATCCATCAAGGGATATGGCCAATCCTTGACTCCTGCACTCAAAATAAAGTGGCATCAAAAACGGAATTCATTGTTTGAAACAGCCGTATTACCAGGGGCTTGTATCATTATATCCCATAAGGTGTTTAACGATATCGGTGGGTTCGAAACAGGGTTTTCAACCTGGGGACATGAAGATGTGGAATTATCGCTCAAATTATGGCTTTTTGGATATCGCTGTCACTGCGATCCACAGGTAACAGTTCTTCACTTATTTAGAACCGTTCATCCTTACAACGTTAATTATGAAGGAATTTATTATAACCTATTAAGAATGGCTTACCTTCATTTTGATAATAAAAGGATAAAAAAAGCGAAAACTCTTGTCATACACGGTTCGCCTGCTGTCATTGAAAAAAAAGTGATCAAAGACGGTGTACTACTTAAAAGGGCTCAATATGTAGGCAGAAGAAAGATCGATATCGAAGATTTGTTCAAGAAGTTCAACATTTACTTTTAG
- the cysQ gene encoding 3'(2'),5'-bisphosphate nucleotidase CysQ, producing the protein MKDIIEIAVQAGKRILEVYDDTYNIHQKEDLSPLTLADQLSHEYIKTELCKLSISIPILSEEGDTIPFKERKNWTSFWLIDPLDGTKEFIKKNDEFTVNIALIQGNRPVLGVIYAPALDILYYAEKNKGAFKIMHAGTSRDRKSTLIISSSSSNKKVLISRSHLSKATQDYIELLQVQEGKLEFTSIGSSLKFCMIAEGSAHYYPRLAPTMEWDTAAGQIIVEEANGQVVEYETGNPLVYNKEIITNPPFLCSIS; encoded by the coding sequence GTGAAGGACATAATAGAAATTGCGGTACAAGCGGGTAAAAGAATTTTGGAAGTATACGACGATACGTATAACATTCATCAAAAAGAAGATTTATCACCCTTAACTCTTGCAGACCAGTTGTCCCATGAATATATAAAAACTGAACTATGTAAGCTCTCGATAAGTATCCCGATACTCAGTGAAGAAGGCGACACAATCCCCTTTAAAGAGAGAAAGAACTGGACTTCATTTTGGTTGATTGACCCCCTGGACGGAACGAAGGAGTTTATCAAGAAGAATGATGAATTCACCGTCAATATCGCTCTCATCCAAGGGAATCGACCAGTATTGGGGGTAATATACGCCCCTGCCCTTGATATTCTGTATTACGCTGAAAAAAACAAAGGCGCTTTCAAGATAATGCATGCGGGTACTTCCAGGGATAGAAAATCGACATTGATCATTTCCTCATCCTCATCGAACAAAAAAGTACTCATATCCAGGTCCCATCTATCCAAAGCCACTCAGGACTATATTGAGCTTTTACAAGTACAGGAAGGGAAACTTGAGTTCACTTCTATTGGAAGTTCCTTGAAGTTCTGTATGATTGCAGAAGGTAGTGCTCATTACTATCCCCGATTAGCACCTACAATGGAATGGGACACAGCTGCGGGTCAAATAATTGTAGAAGAGGCAAACGGGCAAGTGGTAGAATATGAGACAGGCAATCCTCTTGTATACAACAAGGAAATTATCACTAATCCCCCTTTCCTCTGTTCCATTTCTTAA
- a CDS encoding NAD-dependent epimerase/dehydratase family protein, which yields MNKVFITGSSGFTGNHACKYYVNKGYEVYGAVRHHQHPQKNVRHVDCDLMNADALSDMLKSIQPRFILHLAAQNHSGRSWEEPISTMNTNVIGTMNLLEAVKKAAPQSTVLIVGSVIEYNPCQSQHPNHPYGLSKYMQILVSSSWSTFYDLDVRIAKPSNLIGPGNSNGICSLLAQKCLDYRKDKSKTFHFHNILDHRDFVDVRDAIVAYDLILHKGKRNHSYTIARGETFTFLKIAKILKELSQSDLPLFTEHFHHTPDIHFENSSLHQLLWKPTLSLQESLTDILEYFENH from the coding sequence ATGAATAAGGTTTTCATTACGGGTTCATCTGGTTTTACAGGTAATCATGCATGTAAGTATTACGTTAATAAAGGCTATGAGGTCTACGGTGCAGTTCGTCACCATCAACATCCCCAGAAAAATGTTCGGCACGTGGACTGTGATTTGATGAATGCAGATGCTTTGAGTGATATGCTTAAATCTATTCAACCGCGTTTTATCCTTCACCTTGCTGCTCAGAATCATAGTGGTCGCTCATGGGAAGAACCGATCTCCACCATGAATACAAATGTAATAGGAACGATGAATCTTCTTGAAGCAGTGAAAAAAGCTGCTCCCCAATCCACTGTTCTCATCGTTGGCTCTGTTATCGAGTATAATCCATGTCAATCACAACATCCCAATCATCCATATGGCTTATCTAAATATATGCAAATTCTTGTATCATCCAGCTGGTCAACGTTCTATGATCTGGACGTACGAATAGCGAAGCCTTCCAATTTGATAGGACCTGGGAATTCAAATGGCATTTGCTCTCTGCTTGCCCAAAAATGTTTAGATTATCGTAAAGATAAATCGAAAACTTTTCACTTTCATAACATCCTTGATCATAGAGATTTTGTAGATGTAAGGGACGCCATTGTAGCCTACGATTTAATTCTGCATAAAGGAAAAAGGAATCATAGTTATACAATAGCCAGAGGTGAAACCTTCACTTTTTTAAAGATTGCGAAAATCTTGAAGGAGCTTTCACAAAGTGATCTTCCATTATTCACCGAACACTTTCACCACACACCTGACATTCACTTTGAAAATTCCTCTCTTCATCAATTATTGTGGAAACCCACCTTATCACTGCAAGAAAGTTTGACTGATATCCTCGAGTACTTCGAAAACCATTAA
- the wecB gene encoding UDP-N-acetylglucosamine 2-epimerase (non-hydrolyzing) — protein MKIVTVLGTRPEIIRLSVIMKKLDLLADDHIIVHSGQNFTHSLNGIFFKELGLREPDYVLAGKQQSLGEQLSSLFKELEKILLKEKPDKVLVLGDTNSGLSAILAERMMIPVVHMEAGNRCFDLNVPEEKNRKIIDAVSSYNLVYTPYSKTNLLNEGMTSSKIIITGNPIFEVLNQYDVQIEGSSILQELTLEKKEYFLATIHRAENVDNPTHLTTIVNALNQLAETYKKRIILSTHPRTRSKLHSSPHLQLHPLIELHEPFGFFDFIKLEKNAFCVLTDSGTVQEECCIFHIPTVTVRKTTERPETVDCGSNFISGLKETAILNGVKVMCSKPSKWVCPAEYLDTNVSDKVINILLGGSDIVY, from the coding sequence ATGAAGATTGTAACTGTTTTGGGAACACGGCCTGAAATCATCCGACTGAGTGTAATCATGAAGAAGTTGGATTTGCTGGCGGATGACCATATTATTGTCCATTCAGGGCAGAACTTTACCCACTCCCTAAATGGGATCTTCTTTAAAGAACTGGGATTAAGAGAGCCGGATTATGTGTTGGCAGGTAAACAACAATCACTTGGAGAACAACTTTCATCATTATTTAAAGAGCTGGAGAAAATCTTACTGAAAGAAAAACCGGACAAGGTGCTGGTTTTGGGGGATACAAATAGCGGTTTGAGCGCAATTCTCGCAGAAAGAATGATGATCCCTGTCGTCCATATGGAAGCTGGAAATCGTTGTTTTGACTTGAATGTACCTGAAGAAAAAAACCGAAAAATTATTGATGCCGTATCTTCCTATAATCTTGTTTACACACCATACAGCAAGACTAATTTACTCAATGAGGGCATGACATCCAGTAAAATCATCATTACAGGGAACCCGATCTTCGAAGTTCTTAACCAATATGATGTACAGATCGAGGGTAGCTCCATCCTTCAAGAGTTAACTTTAGAAAAAAAAGAATATTTCCTGGCGACTATCCACCGTGCAGAAAATGTTGATAACCCGACACATTTAACTACTATCGTGAATGCACTTAATCAGCTGGCCGAAACTTATAAAAAGCGGATTATCCTCAGTACTCATCCTAGAACTCGATCGAAACTACATTCATCCCCACATTTACAATTACATCCATTAATCGAGCTTCACGAACCATTCGGATTTTTTGACTTCATAAAACTTGAGAAAAACGCATTTTGTGTGTTGACAGACAGTGGGACAGTTCAAGAGGAATGCTGTATATTTCATATTCCGACTGTAACGGTCAGAAAGACAACTGAACGGCCGGAAACGGTAGATTGCGGCAGCAATTTCATTTCAGGGTTAAAGGAAACGGCCATTTTAAATGGTGTGAAAGTAATGTGCTCAAAACCATCAAAGTGGGTTTGTCCAGCCGAGTATCTTGATACAAATGTTTCTGATAAAGTGATTAATATTCTACTAGGGGGTTCAGACATTGTTTACTAA
- a CDS encoding glycosyltransferase, whose amino-acid sequence MKLLFVFYVPSGGVETLNRQRSIALKEAGIRCDFLYYSKRRDLLNHEKSNVFITNDDQEIKNILQKGKYDAMVITSDYAGMERFRNLGFKGKIILEIQGFGPQSVARAQLQNAIPYVQKYCHALLYPKTPHIGVIFREFFKSTPIFGFNNCFDHKAFTYQKHPKRDRPIVAWIGRLEDNKNWREFLHIGHQLIKTNKMIELYMFEDPSLSTPKERNDFIQLKSRLNLDKHVHVLQNVPNSQMPGYFSRIGDSGGFLCSTSKVEGAPYSLLEAMSCRCPVLTTDSDGVRSSILHNQSGKYYQIGNIQHAVQQAEELMHNSKLRNYIIENALLHLKSQFSHAQYCKHFTQMLKSIGL is encoded by the coding sequence ATGAAATTACTATTCGTTTTTTATGTACCTAGTGGAGGGGTTGAAACGTTAAACAGGCAAAGATCCATCGCCCTAAAAGAAGCGGGGATCCGGTGTGATTTTTTATATTACAGTAAGCGGAGAGATTTATTGAATCATGAGAAATCAAATGTGTTCATAACGAATGATGATCAGGAGATCAAGAACATTTTGCAGAAAGGAAAGTATGATGCCATGGTGATCACTTCCGATTATGCGGGGATGGAAAGATTCAGAAATTTAGGATTTAAAGGGAAAATCATTCTTGAGATTCAAGGGTTTGGACCTCAGAGTGTAGCTCGGGCACAATTACAAAATGCAATTCCGTATGTACAGAAGTATTGTCATGCACTCCTGTATCCCAAGACTCCCCATATTGGGGTGATTTTCAGAGAGTTTTTCAAATCCACTCCTATTTTTGGGTTTAATAATTGCTTTGATCATAAAGCCTTCACCTACCAAAAACATCCTAAAAGAGACAGACCCATTGTTGCCTGGATTGGTAGATTAGAAGACAACAAAAATTGGCGTGAATTTTTACACATTGGTCATCAATTAATTAAAACGAATAAAATGATTGAATTATACATGTTTGAGGACCCTAGTTTGTCCACCCCAAAGGAAAGAAATGATTTTATCCAATTGAAAAGCAGATTGAACCTGGATAAACATGTACACGTTTTACAAAATGTACCAAATAGTCAAATGCCTGGTTACTTTTCGAGAATCGGCGATTCAGGAGGGTTTCTTTGCTCAACCTCAAAAGTCGAGGGGGCTCCCTATTCTTTGTTAGAAGCTATGAGCTGCAGGTGTCCCGTTCTTACAACAGACTCAGATGGAGTGAGGAGTTCGATTTTGCATAACCAATCCGGTAAGTATTATCAAATCGGAAACATTCAGCATGCCGTTCAACAGGCGGAAGAACTTATGCACAATTCCAAACTCCGAAATTACATCATCGAAAATGCTCTGCTTCACTTAAAATCTCAGTTCAGTCATGCACAGTACTGTAAACACTTCACACAAATGCTAAAGTCCATAGGTTTATAG
- a CDS encoding SDR family oxidoreductase encodes MNILVLGGHGMAGHVIVEYLRRCGHHVLYTVRKEDPKGILLDVRDLENVRKVVSEHKVEIVINATGLLNDYAETHVKEAIQVNSLLPHLLMDMVNEYGGKLIHISTDCVFSGDKGNYTENAQKDGWNVYSQSKSLGEIETPPHLTVRTSIIGPELKKDGIGLLHWFLQQRGNIKGYKNVFWNGVTTLELAKAIQALIVENISGLYHLSVDQKISKYELLLLFKEIFEHDEVDIIPVDEPVHDKTLIHTRRDYKFPVKSYREMLNELREWMKGE; translated from the coding sequence ATGAATATCCTCGTTCTGGGGGGACACGGAATGGCTGGCCATGTCATAGTAGAATATTTGAGACGTTGTGGCCATCACGTTTTATATACCGTTAGAAAAGAAGATCCCAAAGGTATCTTATTAGATGTTAGGGATCTGGAAAACGTAAGAAAGGTTGTGTCGGAGCATAAGGTTGAAATCGTCATCAACGCCACAGGACTTCTTAACGATTACGCTGAAACTCATGTTAAGGAAGCCATTCAAGTGAACAGCCTTTTACCTCACTTATTGATGGATATGGTAAATGAATATGGAGGTAAGCTGATCCATATCAGCACAGACTGTGTCTTTTCTGGAGACAAAGGAAATTATACTGAAAATGCCCAAAAAGATGGTTGGAACGTTTATTCCCAATCAAAATCACTTGGCGAAATCGAAACTCCGCCTCATCTGACCGTCCGTACTTCCATCATAGGCCCGGAATTGAAAAAGGACGGTATCGGTCTCCTTCATTGGTTCCTTCAACAGAGAGGGAATATAAAAGGATATAAAAATGTCTTCTGGAATGGTGTAACGACTCTTGAATTGGCAAAGGCCATTCAAGCTTTGATTGTGGAGAATATTTCAGGGCTGTACCATTTAAGTGTTGATCAAAAGATATCCAAATATGAGCTCCTGCTTCTATTCAAGGAAATTTTCGAACATGACGAAGTAGATATTATACCTGTAGACGAACCAGTGCATGATAAGACTCTTATTCATACAAGAAGGGATTACAAGTTTCCGGTGAAAAGCTACAGGGAGATGCTGAATGAACTTCGAGAATGGATGAAAGGGGAATGA
- the cysC gene encoding adenylyl-sulfate kinase — protein MKKKNIKWHEGKVEKANRHKLYGHNSALLWFTGLSGSGKSTISVELEKALHEHRIHTYRLDGDNIRHGLNQDLSFSIEDRKENIRRVGEVSKLFVDAGVLTLAAFISPFKEDRAFVRSLFQKQEFIEIYVHASVKTCIKRDPKGLYQRVVKGEIKGFTGIDSPYEIPESPEIIVDTECQTVEESVEQIVQYLKNNKLI, from the coding sequence GTGAAGAAAAAGAATATTAAATGGCATGAGGGAAAAGTAGAGAAAGCAAATCGACACAAGTTATACGGACATAATAGTGCATTGCTTTGGTTTACAGGATTGTCCGGCTCAGGAAAATCAACCATTTCAGTAGAGCTTGAAAAAGCATTGCACGAACATAGGATTCACACTTACCGACTTGATGGCGATAATATTCGACATGGATTAAATCAGGACTTATCATTTTCAATAGAAGACCGTAAAGAAAATATCAGAAGAGTTGGAGAAGTGTCAAAACTGTTTGTCGATGCAGGAGTATTAACATTAGCTGCATTCATATCCCCCTTTAAAGAGGATAGAGCATTCGTGAGATCTCTTTTCCAAAAACAAGAATTCATTGAGATTTATGTTCATGCAAGCGTTAAGACATGCATAAAAAGAGATCCTAAAGGGCTTTATCAAAGAGTGGTTAAGGGTGAAATAAAAGGCTTTACGGGAATTGATTCACCCTACGAAATTCCTGAATCGCCTGAAATCATCGTTGACACAGAATGTCAGACCGTTGAAGAATCTGTAGAGCAAATCGTCCAGTATTTAAAGAACAATAAATTGATTTAA
- a CDS encoding SLC13 family permease, whose product MIEFYIVIFGMIVMLSCLVFELERPEIILPATLLLFVLTGIITPQEATRGFSNEGMLTIGLLFIIAGSIQNSGIVDHVFQLLLNHSTSRKHVLAKILFPISFLSAFLNNTPIVIAFTPLVKKWCEDHHLSPSKFLIPLSYATILGGTITLIGTSTNLVVHGLLLDHNLRGFTFFELSKIGVPITLVGLCYLIFFSSYLLPVRQSSPIKNLESLREFTGEILVLEEFPYIDKSVEEARLRSLKGLFLVSIIRDDEIITPVTNATILKKYDRLIFIGDITTITELQFSKGLQLQSNTGSYFPFHQLVEAVVSHHSTLLYKKIKDTNFRSRHNAAVIAVHRQNQRIKAKIGDVVLKPGDILLLVTGSDFHKKVHTNDFYYASPIENKISTHRHSKQGWFSIALLGTMILLVTMGFISMLTGMACTALVLFLLKIVSAQEVKNAIQWNVLLLVSCSFGIGYALINSGVATYIATLLMEASRPLGVFSIILAVYLLTNLFTEMMTNSAAAVMMFPIILEVSRTMDLDPIALAVTVTIAASASFATPIGYQTNLIVYGPGGYHFKDFLKVGIPLNIITMLTTVVLIYFFWL is encoded by the coding sequence ATGATAGAATTTTATATTGTAATATTTGGAATGATTGTTATGCTCTCATGCCTGGTCTTTGAATTGGAACGGCCCGAAATCATTCTACCCGCAACTCTTCTCCTATTCGTATTAACAGGTATCATTACGCCTCAGGAAGCTACAAGGGGCTTTTCTAATGAAGGGATGCTGACCATCGGTTTATTGTTTATAATAGCTGGTAGTATTCAAAACAGCGGAATTGTCGATCACGTTTTTCAGTTGTTGCTGAATCATTCAACTTCAAGAAAACACGTACTTGCAAAGATTCTCTTCCCAATCTCTTTCCTATCAGCTTTTCTTAACAATACCCCCATTGTCATTGCCTTCACCCCTCTTGTTAAGAAGTGGTGTGAAGATCATCATCTTTCCCCTTCGAAATTCCTGATCCCACTATCTTATGCGACAATTCTTGGCGGTACTATTACACTCATCGGAACATCGACGAATCTTGTCGTGCATGGTTTACTTCTAGATCATAACCTTCGGGGCTTCACGTTTTTCGAACTTAGTAAGATCGGGGTTCCAATAACCCTCGTTGGTTTATGTTACCTTATATTTTTCAGTTCTTACCTGTTGCCAGTCCGTCAAAGCAGCCCCATTAAAAACCTAGAGTCCTTGAGGGAGTTTACAGGTGAAATCCTAGTACTTGAAGAATTCCCATATATCGACAAGAGTGTTGAAGAGGCCAGATTAAGGAGCTTAAAAGGGCTATTTCTTGTCAGTATCATTCGTGATGACGAAATCATTACCCCTGTCACAAATGCAACCATTCTTAAAAAATATGATCGTTTAATTTTCATAGGGGACATTACGACGATCACAGAGCTTCAGTTCAGTAAGGGGCTTCAACTACAAAGCAATACCGGTTCATACTTCCCTTTTCATCAATTGGTGGAGGCTGTCGTATCACATCATTCAACCTTATTATATAAAAAGATCAAAGATACAAATTTCAGGAGTAGACACAATGCGGCCGTCATCGCTGTCCATAGACAAAATCAGCGCATAAAAGCCAAAATTGGAGATGTTGTGTTAAAACCTGGAGATATTTTGTTACTCGTTACGGGATCTGATTTTCATAAAAAAGTCCATACAAATGACTTTTATTACGCATCACCTATTGAAAATAAAATCAGCACCCACAGACATTCAAAGCAAGGATGGTTCTCTATCGCATTATTAGGCACTATGATCCTATTGGTGACAATGGGCTTTATATCTATGCTGACAGGAATGGCATGTACCGCTTTAGTATTATTTCTATTGAAGATTGTATCTGCCCAAGAGGTGAAAAATGCTATCCAATGGAATGTATTGTTACTGGTTTCCTGTTCGTTTGGCATTGGCTATGCCTTAATAAATTCAGGTGTTGCCACTTATATTGCTACTTTATTAATGGAGGCTTCCAGACCTCTAGGAGTATTTTCCATTATTCTGGCAGTCTACCTTCTCACCAATCTATTCACTGAAATGATGACTAACAGTGCAGCTGCAGTCATGATGTTTCCTATTATTCTGGAAGTATCAAGGACAATGGATTTAGATCCGATTGCATTGGCAGTCACGGTGACCATTGCTGCTTCAGCAAGTTTTGCAACGCCAATCGGTTACCAAACAAACCTGATTGTATATGGTCCCGGAGGATATCATTTTAAGGATTTCCTTAAGGTGGGCATACCACTGAATATCATTACGATGCTCACAACTGTAGTGCTGATATATTTCTTTTGGCTATAA
- a CDS encoding polysaccharide biosynthesis protein: MFTNKTILVTGGTGSWGNELVSQLLEKDPKEIRIFSRNETSQVLMKQKFENHPKLTFIIGDVRDKEAVSEATRMVDYIFHLAALKHVPVCEYQPLEALKTNVMGTQNIIDAAIENNVEKVINISTDKAANPSNFYGFTKAMGEKLIINANVLTDKTKFVCVRGGNVLGTNGSVIHVFKHGIKTKSKIGITDKKMTRFFLTIKDAIKLLFKATFESHGGEIFVMKMPTCKIIDLAQVLIDQYSPDKEVIVEESGIRPGEKLHELLLTEFESHNTIVYDNEYFVILPTIPIKGLMEYYEDFPQVDLDTYSSSDNIIHYDQIKTMLKDGGFLE; the protein is encoded by the coding sequence TTGTTTACTAATAAAACAATTCTTGTAACGGGTGGTACTGGATCATGGGGAAATGAACTGGTATCTCAACTGCTTGAAAAAGATCCAAAGGAGATTCGTATATTTTCCAGGAATGAAACGAGCCAGGTATTAATGAAACAAAAATTTGAGAATCATCCTAAGTTGACCTTCATCATTGGGGATGTAAGAGACAAAGAAGCGGTTTCAGAAGCAACTAGGATGGTCGATTATATCTTTCACCTGGCTGCTCTTAAACACGTTCCTGTCTGTGAATACCAGCCTTTGGAGGCATTGAAAACAAACGTAATGGGCACTCAGAATATTATAGATGCAGCAATTGAAAATAATGTTGAAAAGGTCATCAACATCTCCACTGATAAAGCCGCGAATCCTTCCAATTTCTATGGATTCACAAAAGCGATGGGTGAGAAATTGATCATTAATGCAAATGTATTAACGGATAAAACAAAGTTTGTCTGTGTTCGCGGAGGAAATGTATTGGGTACAAATGGAAGTGTCATACATGTATTTAAACATGGAATCAAGACCAAATCCAAAATTGGTATTACAGATAAAAAAATGACCCGTTTTTTTCTTACAATAAAGGATGCTATTAAACTTCTTTTTAAAGCAACATTTGAAAGTCATGGAGGAGAAATCTTTGTTATGAAGATGCCGACGTGTAAAATCATCGATCTTGCCCAAGTATTGATTGATCAGTATTCTCCTGACAAGGAAGTGATAGTGGAGGAATCGGGAATCCGTCCAGGAGAGAAACTCCACGAGCTTCTCTTAACGGAATTTGAAAGTCATAATACGATTGTGTATGATAACGAGTATTTTGTCATCCTCCCGACCATACCTATCAAGGGGTTAATGGAATATTACGAGGACTTCCCCCAAGTAGATTTAGATACGTATTCTTCCAGTGACAATATCATTCATTATGATCAGATCAAAACAATGCTGAAAGATGGGGGTTTTCTAGAATGA